Proteins from one Embleya scabrispora genomic window:
- a CDS encoding succinate dehydrogenase iron-sulfur subunit codes for MMTAVVEETAPGTGHGSTAAERDHTPIVITLRIRRFNPETDAEPYWQDFKVEADPTERILTAMMKIKAEQDGSLTFRRSCAHGICGSDAMRINGRNRLACKTLVKDLDMAKPITVEAIKGLKLEKDLVVDMDPFMQAYKDVMPFLITSGNEPTRERLQSPEDRERFDDTTKCILCAACTTSCPVFWSDGQYFGPAAIVNAHRFIFDSRDEGAEERLEILNEKEGVWRCRTTFNCTEACPRGIEVTKAIQEVKRALIFRRV; via the coding sequence CTGATGACTGCCGTAGTGGAAGAGACCGCGCCCGGCACCGGGCACGGCAGCACGGCCGCCGAGCGCGACCACACGCCGATCGTGATCACGCTGCGGATCCGCCGGTTCAACCCGGAGACCGACGCGGAGCCGTACTGGCAGGACTTCAAGGTCGAGGCCGACCCGACCGAGCGCATCCTGACCGCCATGATGAAGATCAAGGCGGAGCAGGACGGCTCGCTCACCTTCCGCCGCTCCTGCGCGCACGGCATCTGCGGCTCGGACGCGATGCGGATCAACGGGCGCAACCGGCTGGCCTGCAAGACCCTGGTCAAGGACCTGGACATGGCCAAGCCGATCACGGTCGAGGCGATCAAGGGTCTGAAGCTGGAGAAGGACCTCGTCGTCGACATGGATCCGTTCATGCAGGCGTACAAGGACGTGATGCCGTTCCTGATCACGTCGGGCAACGAGCCGACGCGCGAGCGGTTGCAGTCGCCCGAGGACCGCGAGCGGTTCGACGACACCACCAAGTGCATCCTGTGCGCGGCGTGCACCACGTCGTGCCCGGTGTTCTGGAGCGACGGGCAGTACTTCGGCCCGGCCGCGATCGTCAACGCGCACCGGTTCATCTTCGACTCGCGGGACGAGGGCGCCGAGGAGCGTCTGGAGATCCTGAACGAGAAGGAGGGCGTGTGGCGCTGCCGCACGACCTTCAACTGCACCGAGGCGTGCCCGCGTGGCATCGAGGTCACCAAGGCGATCCAGGAGGTCAAGCGCGCGCTGATCTTCCGCCGCGTGTGA
- a CDS encoding MazG family protein: MSDSPTAAPPARLVLLAGTHRVAPGLLSWPAWRTLREAAGTPTGCVLTADADHPQLPYLREAGVEVDIADLDAGPLALARHLLDRARTGLVVWLAATDDDPGLGPALARVAAGDEGGEPVPEIELLPGAWDLPGARLLDLVAVMDRLRSPGGCPWDAKQTHESLARYLVEETYELVDAIDSGDRDHLREELGDVLMQVFFHARVAQEDEADPFGIDDVAGGIVDKLISRHPHVFADVEADTPEAVEANWDALKAAEKSHRASALDGIAMSQPALALAAKFLSRTGRAGLTVPTPALPPAVDADDYAGPEAIGDLLLAVTELAARQGVDAETALRAATLRHGDRVRAAEAG, translated from the coding sequence GTGAGTGATTCGCCTACCGCCGCGCCGCCCGCCCGCCTCGTCCTGCTCGCCGGCACCCACCGGGTCGCCCCCGGCCTGCTGAGCTGGCCCGCGTGGCGCACGCTGCGCGAGGCGGCCGGCACGCCGACCGGGTGTGTGCTGACCGCCGACGCCGACCACCCCCAACTGCCGTATCTGCGCGAGGCGGGCGTCGAGGTCGACATCGCCGACCTCGACGCGGGCCCGCTCGCGCTCGCCCGGCACCTGCTCGACCGGGCCCGCACGGGCCTGGTCGTCTGGCTCGCGGCGACCGACGACGACCCCGGCCTGGGCCCGGCCCTCGCCCGGGTCGCGGCCGGCGACGAGGGCGGCGAGCCGGTCCCGGAGATCGAACTGCTGCCCGGCGCCTGGGACCTGCCGGGCGCGCGCCTGCTCGACCTGGTCGCGGTGATGGACCGGCTGCGCTCGCCCGGCGGCTGCCCGTGGGACGCGAAGCAGACCCACGAGTCGCTGGCCCGCTACCTGGTCGAGGAGACCTACGAACTGGTCGACGCGATCGACTCGGGGGACCGGGACCACCTGCGCGAGGAACTGGGCGACGTGCTGATGCAGGTGTTCTTCCACGCCCGGGTCGCCCAGGAGGACGAGGCCGACCCGTTCGGCATCGACGACGTGGCCGGCGGCATCGTGGACAAGCTGATCAGCCGCCACCCGCACGTGTTCGCCGACGTGGAGGCCGACACCCCGGAGGCGGTCGAGGCCAACTGGGACGCGCTCAAGGCCGCGGAGAAGTCGCATCGCGCGTCGGCCCTCGACGGCATCGCGATGAGCCAGCCGGCGCTGGCGCTGGCCGCGAAGTTCCTCTCCCGCACCGGCAGGGCCGGCCTGACCGTGCCCACCCCCGCGCTCCCGCCGGCCGTCGACGCCGACGACTACGCCGGCCCCGAGGCGATCGGCGACCTGCTGCTGGCCGTCACCGAACTGGCCGCCCGTCAGGGCGTCGACGCCGAGACCGCGCTGCGCGCCGCGACCCTGCGCCACGGCGACCGGGTCCGCGCGGCGGAAGCCGGCTGA
- a CDS encoding SurA N-terminal domain-containing protein — MSRTSRSVPVDSAHRRRRAASRARVAAVGLVLVTGFALSGCSESKAGAAAMVGGERIEISTLNAKVDKLEQAFSRQNLPLNGTSAQLEANQAELVQLISRRVIAEAAERNHVGLNATQVLQARRTLEARLGGPQNLEARLVRIGVLPAEVDDFVRTEALKAEIARVRHIDLGTADGQAQLDAYLGDVATSMKIKVNPRYGTWDSAKLTTTAASYSWLAPGTQPAAGSADAPPGAASGT; from the coding sequence GTGAGTCGCACGTCGCGTTCCGTCCCTGTCGATTCCGCGCACCGCCGGCGGCGGGCCGCGTCCCGGGCCCGGGTGGCCGCGGTGGGGCTGGTGCTGGTCACCGGCTTCGCGCTCTCCGGCTGCTCGGAATCCAAGGCGGGCGCGGCCGCCATGGTCGGCGGGGAGCGCATCGAGATCTCCACCCTCAACGCCAAGGTCGACAAGCTGGAGCAGGCGTTCTCCCGGCAGAACCTGCCGCTCAACGGCACCAGCGCCCAACTGGAGGCCAACCAGGCCGAGTTGGTCCAGCTGATCTCGCGTCGGGTGATCGCCGAGGCGGCCGAGCGCAACCACGTCGGTCTGAACGCGACCCAGGTGCTCCAGGCCCGCCGCACGCTGGAGGCCCGGCTCGGCGGCCCACAGAACCTGGAGGCCCGCCTGGTGCGGATCGGCGTGCTGCCCGCCGAGGTGGACGACTTCGTCCGGACCGAGGCGCTGAAGGCGGAGATCGCCCGGGTGCGCCACATCGACCTGGGCACCGCCGACGGCCAGGCGCAGCTGGACGCCTACCTGGGCGACGTGGCGACCTCGATGAAGATCAAGGTGAACCCGAGGTACGGCACCTGGGACTCGGCGAAGCTGACCACCACCGCCGCGTCCTACTCGTGGCTGGCCCCGGGCACGCAGCCGGCGGCCGGTTCCGCCGACGCCCCGCCCGGGGCGGCGAGCGGCACCTGA
- the mfd gene encoding transcription-repair coupling factor: MSLTGLLDIVVQDPAVAEAVRAASEGRGTALDLVGPPALRPFVVAAVAARADRPVLAVTATTRECEDLVAALGSLLPEDSVVEYPSWETLPHERLSPRSDTVGRRLAVLRRLAHPTSGERADAGTGTLKVVVAPIRSVLQPQVKGLGELEPVALVAGQEIDLDTVVERLAAAAYARVDLVEKRGEFAVRGGILDVFPPTEEHPLRVEFWGDQVEEIRWFKVADQRSLETAEHGLWAPPCRELLLTDEVRERARELLVEHPGLVEMLGKIAEGIAVEGMESLAPALVDDMELLLDVLPAGSHVLVCDPERVRTRSADLVATSREFLDASWAAAAGGGESPIDLGAASLWSLADVREHAAGIGVPWWSLSPFGTDADDSGTEIGAVEVEAYRGDAQRVLAEIKGRLADDWRVVLVTEGHGPAARFVETLSGEGVPARLDADLAEVPETGVVHVTTGCIGHGFGSESLRTLVLTEEDVSGQRTSTKDMRRLPSRRRNMVDPLQLKPGDFVVHESHGVGRYVEMVQRTVQGAQREYLVLEYAPAKRGQPGDRLFVPTDQLEQVTKYVGGESPSLHRLGGADWAKTKAKAKKAIKEIAGDLIKLYSARMAAPGHAFGPDTPWQRELEDAFPYVETPDQLSSIEEVKGDMEKPIPMDRLICGDVGYGKTEIAVRAAFKAVQDGKQVAVLVPTTLLVQQHFSTFSERYAQFPVVVKSLSRFQTETEAKAVLEGLREGSIDIVIGTHRLFSAETRFKDLGLVIVDEEQRFGVEHKEQLKKLRANVDVLTMSATPIPRTLEMAVTGIREMSTITTPPEERHPVLTFVGPYEEKQMGAAIRRELLREGQVFYIHNRVESIDRAAGRIRELVPEARVAIAHGQMHENALEKVVVDFWEKEFDVLVCTTIVESGIDISNANTLIVERADNFGLSQLHQLRGRVGRGRERAYAYFLYPPEKPLTETAHERLATIAQHTEMGAGMFVAMKDLEIRGAGNLLGGEQSGHIAGVGFDLYVRMVGEAVNQYKELAAGGDGAEEVPEIRVELPIDAHVPHDYVPGERLRLEAYRRIAAITCEADIDAVRAELVDRYGPLPQPVENLLEVARFRAHVRTAGIADVTLQGNFVRFGPVELRESQQLRLQRLYPKTLVKAATQQILVPKPMTARIGGQPLRDGALLTWARDLVDAILLEPIAAAKK, translated from the coding sequence ATGAGCCTGACCGGTCTGCTAGACATCGTCGTCCAGGACCCCGCCGTCGCCGAGGCGGTGCGGGCCGCGTCCGAGGGCCGCGGTACCGCCCTCGACCTCGTCGGACCACCGGCGCTGCGCCCCTTCGTGGTGGCCGCCGTCGCCGCCCGCGCGGATCGACCCGTACTCGCGGTCACCGCCACCACCCGAGAGTGCGAGGACCTCGTCGCGGCCCTGGGGTCGCTGCTGCCCGAGGACTCCGTCGTGGAATACCCCTCGTGGGAGACGCTGCCGCACGAGCGGCTGTCCCCGCGCTCGGACACCGTCGGCCGCCGGCTCGCGGTGCTGCGCCGGCTCGCCCACCCGACCTCGGGCGAGCGCGCCGACGCCGGCACCGGCACCCTCAAGGTCGTCGTCGCGCCCATCCGCAGTGTGCTCCAGCCGCAGGTCAAGGGCCTGGGCGAGCTGGAGCCCGTGGCCCTGGTGGCCGGGCAGGAGATCGATCTCGACACCGTGGTCGAGCGCCTGGCCGCGGCCGCCTACGCGCGCGTCGACCTGGTGGAGAAGCGTGGCGAGTTCGCCGTACGCGGCGGCATCCTCGACGTGTTCCCGCCGACCGAGGAGCACCCGCTCCGGGTCGAGTTCTGGGGCGACCAGGTCGAGGAGATCCGCTGGTTCAAGGTCGCCGACCAGCGCTCCCTGGAGACGGCCGAACACGGCCTGTGGGCTCCGCCGTGCCGAGAGCTGCTGCTCACCGACGAGGTGCGCGAGCGGGCCCGCGAGCTGTTGGTGGAGCATCCGGGGCTGGTCGAGATGCTCGGCAAGATCGCCGAGGGCATCGCCGTGGAGGGCATGGAGTCGCTCGCCCCCGCGCTGGTGGACGACATGGAGCTGCTGCTCGACGTGCTGCCCGCGGGCAGTCACGTGCTGGTCTGCGACCCCGAGCGGGTCCGCACCCGCTCCGCCGACCTGGTGGCCACCAGTCGCGAGTTCCTGGACGCGTCCTGGGCCGCGGCGGCGGGCGGCGGGGAGAGCCCGATCGACCTGGGCGCCGCGTCCCTGTGGAGCCTGGCCGACGTGCGCGAGCACGCCGCCGGGATCGGCGTGCCGTGGTGGTCGCTCAGCCCGTTCGGGACCGACGCCGACGACTCCGGCACCGAGATCGGCGCGGTCGAGGTCGAGGCCTACCGCGGCGACGCGCAGCGGGTGCTGGCCGAGATCAAGGGCCGACTCGCCGACGACTGGCGCGTGGTGTTGGTCACCGAGGGCCACGGACCGGCCGCGCGCTTCGTCGAGACGCTGTCCGGCGAGGGGGTGCCGGCCCGGCTCGACGCGGACCTCGCCGAGGTGCCGGAGACGGGCGTGGTGCACGTGACCACCGGCTGCATCGGACACGGCTTCGGCTCCGAATCGCTGCGCACCCTGGTGCTGACCGAGGAGGACGTCTCCGGGCAGCGCACCTCGACCAAGGACATGCGCCGGCTGCCCAGCCGGCGGCGCAACATGGTCGACCCGCTTCAGCTCAAGCCCGGCGACTTCGTGGTGCACGAGTCGCACGGCGTGGGGCGCTACGTGGAGATGGTCCAGCGCACGGTGCAGGGCGCGCAGCGCGAGTACCTGGTCCTGGAGTACGCCCCCGCCAAGCGCGGCCAACCGGGCGACCGCCTGTTCGTGCCCACCGACCAGTTGGAGCAGGTCACCAAGTACGTCGGCGGCGAGAGCCCGTCGCTGCACCGCCTCGGCGGCGCCGACTGGGCCAAGACCAAGGCCAAGGCGAAGAAGGCGATCAAGGAGATCGCGGGCGACCTGATCAAGCTCTACTCGGCCCGGATGGCCGCGCCCGGACACGCCTTCGGCCCGGACACCCCGTGGCAGCGCGAGTTGGAGGACGCCTTCCCCTACGTCGAGACGCCCGACCAGCTCTCCTCGATCGAGGAGGTCAAGGGCGACATGGAGAAGCCGATCCCGATGGACCGGCTGATCTGCGGCGACGTCGGCTACGGCAAGACCGAGATCGCGGTGCGCGCGGCGTTCAAGGCGGTCCAGGACGGCAAGCAGGTGGCCGTCCTGGTGCCCACCACGCTGCTCGTCCAGCAACACTTCTCCACCTTCTCCGAGCGCTACGCGCAGTTCCCGGTGGTGGTGAAGTCGCTGTCCCGGTTCCAGACCGAGACCGAGGCCAAGGCGGTGTTGGAGGGCCTGCGCGAGGGCTCGATCGACATCGTGATCGGCACCCACCGGCTGTTCTCGGCCGAGACGAGGTTCAAGGACCTGGGCCTGGTCATCGTCGACGAGGAACAGCGCTTCGGCGTCGAGCACAAGGAGCAGTTGAAGAAGCTGCGCGCCAACGTCGACGTGCTGACCATGTCGGCGACGCCGATTCCGCGCACCCTGGAGATGGCGGTCACCGGCATCCGCGAGATGTCCACGATCACCACGCCGCCCGAGGAGCGGCACCCGGTGCTCACCTTCGTGGGGCCGTACGAGGAGAAGCAGATGGGCGCCGCGATCCGGCGCGAACTGCTGCGCGAGGGGCAGGTCTTCTACATCCACAACCGGGTCGAGTCGATCGACCGCGCGGCGGGCCGGATCCGCGAACTGGTGCCCGAGGCCCGGGTGGCCATCGCCCACGGCCAGATGCACGAGAACGCGCTGGAGAAGGTGGTGGTGGACTTCTGGGAGAAGGAGTTCGACGTCCTGGTCTGCACCACGATCGTCGAGTCCGGCATCGACATCTCCAACGCCAACACGCTGATCGTGGAGCGGGCCGACAACTTCGGGCTGTCCCAACTGCACCAGTTGCGCGGCCGGGTGGGCCGGGGCCGCGAGCGGGCCTACGCGTACTTCCTGTACCCGCCGGAGAAGCCGCTGACCGAGACCGCGCACGAGCGCCTGGCCACCATCGCCCAGCACACCGAGATGGGCGCGGGCATGTTCGTGGCGATGAAGGACCTGGAGATCCGCGGCGCGGGCAACCTGCTCGGCGGCGAACAGTCCGGGCACATCGCGGGCGTCGGGTTCGACCTGTACGTGCGCATGGTGGGCGAGGCGGTCAACCAGTACAAGGAACTCGCGGCGGGCGGCGACGGCGCGGAGGAGGTCCCGGAGATCCGGGTCGAACTGCCGATCGACGCGCACGTCCCGCACGACTACGTGCCCGGCGAGCGGCTGCGCCTGGAGGCCTACCGGCGCATCGCGGCGATCACCTGCGAGGCGGACATCGACGCGGTGCGGGCCGAACTGGTGGACCGCTACGGGCCGTTGCCGCAGCCGGTGGAGAACCTGCTGGAGGTGGCCCGGTTCCGGGCGCACGTACGCACCGCCGGGATCGCCGACGTCACGCTCCAGGGCAACTTCGTCCGGTTCGGCCCGGTCGAACTGCGCGAGTCGCAGCAGTTGCGGCTCCAGCGGCTCTACCCGAAGACGCTGGTCAAGGCGGCGACCCAGCAGATCCTGGTGCCCAAGCCGATGACCGCCCGGATCGGCGGGCAACCGCTGCGTGACGGGGCGCTGTTGACCTGGGCGCGGGATCTGGTGGACGCGATCCTGCTGGAGCCGATCGCGGCGGCGAAGAAGTAG
- a CDS encoding aldehyde dehydrogenase family protein, whose protein sequence is MSSAQQKLYIGGEWVEPERGHYEVINPATEEVVGLAPEASPAQATAATAAAAEAFGTWSRTTPEERSRILDRAADLFLKMGGEVVPLASTETGATLSVAGMMQLGTTYSRFKRYAKGALEPTEFPLAPQPTPETALSRAGIFGAVEVRQPVGVVTCITSYNNPLANTAGKVAPALAMGNTVVVKPAPQDPLAVYRMAEALAEAGLPAGVLNVVTGSGVDVSEATVASPHVDMISFTGSTAIGARIAEVAGRTFKRQLMELGGKGACIVLDDADVDAAVHGIGTVWSFYAGQICTAPTRVIAQRGIYDRLVERLAEHANGLKVGSPLDPATQVTPVISAVQRGRVEALIAKGREEGARLVVGGERPDFAKGFYVAPTLFADASNEMTIAREEFFGPVVTVIPFDGDEEEAIRIANDSDYGLISYVFAGDTTRAYGIARRLRSGGVGVNTVGRNMEAPFGGFKQSGVGRDGGSYGLAAYSEIQSIVWPSA, encoded by the coding sequence ATGAGCAGCGCGCAGCAAAAGCTCTACATCGGCGGCGAATGGGTCGAGCCGGAGCGCGGTCACTACGAGGTGATCAACCCGGCCACCGAGGAGGTCGTGGGCCTGGCGCCCGAGGCGTCGCCGGCGCAGGCGACCGCGGCGACCGCGGCGGCGGCCGAGGCGTTCGGCACCTGGTCGCGGACCACCCCCGAGGAGCGCTCCCGGATCCTGGACCGGGCCGCGGACCTGTTCCTGAAGATGGGCGGCGAGGTGGTCCCGCTGGCCTCCACCGAGACCGGCGCCACGCTCTCGGTCGCGGGCATGATGCAGCTGGGCACCACGTACTCCCGGTTCAAGCGCTACGCCAAGGGCGCGCTCGAGCCGACCGAGTTCCCGCTCGCCCCGCAGCCGACCCCCGAGACCGCGCTGAGCCGGGCGGGCATCTTCGGCGCCGTGGAGGTGCGCCAGCCGGTCGGCGTGGTCACCTGCATCACCTCGTACAACAACCCGCTGGCGAACACCGCGGGCAAGGTCGCGCCGGCGCTGGCGATGGGCAACACGGTCGTGGTCAAGCCCGCGCCGCAGGACCCGCTGGCGGTGTACCGGATGGCCGAGGCGCTGGCCGAGGCCGGGCTGCCGGCGGGTGTGCTGAACGTGGTCACCGGCTCGGGGGTGGACGTGTCCGAGGCGACGGTGGCCTCGCCGCACGTGGACATGATCAGCTTCACCGGCTCGACCGCGATCGGCGCGCGGATCGCCGAGGTGGCCGGCCGTACCTTCAAGCGTCAGCTGATGGAGTTGGGCGGCAAGGGCGCGTGCATCGTGCTCGACGACGCCGATGTGGACGCGGCGGTGCACGGCATCGGCACGGTGTGGAGCTTCTACGCGGGCCAGATCTGCACCGCGCCGACCCGGGTGATCGCCCAGCGCGGCATCTACGACCGGCTCGTGGAGCGGCTCGCGGAGCACGCGAACGGGCTGAAGGTGGGCAGCCCGCTGGATCCCGCGACGCAGGTCACCCCGGTCATCTCCGCGGTGCAGCGCGGCCGGGTGGAGGCGCTGATCGCCAAGGGCCGCGAGGAGGGCGCCCGCCTGGTGGTCGGCGGCGAGCGGCCCGACTTCGCGAAGGGCTTCTACGTGGCGCCGACGCTGTTCGCGGACGCGAGCAACGAGATGACCATCGCGCGCGAGGAGTTCTTCGGCCCGGTGGTCACGGTGATCCCGTTCGACGGGGACGAGGAGGAGGCGATCCGGATCGCCAACGACTCGGACTACGGCCTGATCTCCTACGTCTTCGCCGGGGACACCACGCGCGCCTACGGCATCGCCCGCCGGCTGCGCTCCGGTGGTGTCGGGGTCAACACCGTCGGGCGCAACATGGAGGCCCCGTTCGGCGGCTTCAAGCAGTCGGGCGTCGGCCGCGACGGCGGTTCCTACGGCCTGG